The following are from one region of the Corynebacterium hindlerae genome:
- a CDS encoding M13 family metallopeptidase yields the protein MDNLYQHVNGSWLASHVIPDDRAVDGTFHKLRDDAEAAVHELVKDHPLYTGFMDVETLNTLGVGPLDADFGLMELPLTEALGKLWRTGVSAPIGAYIAKDSASEESLVYLYQAGLGLPDEAYYREYPEILTAYEQHVARMLEFLGKSDLAPAVIELEKKLAAAHWSNVEARDAQKTFNPCAFDELPQPIQEILRAAGIPEYRVINMMPSFTTTLAELLESQDWKPWLTWNILSERAAYLTEEISRANWEFYGRVLTGTTEQRDRWKRAVELVESMVGEEIGKAYVAEYFPPAHKEEMDRLVASLLDAYEARISALTWMTPETRTRALEKLSKFRAKIGYPNEWRSFDALTFGDSLLDNIRTASAFNHDYEAARVGKPANRDEWVTTPQTVNAFYNPVVNDITFPAAILQAPFFDPTASDAVNFGAIGAVIGHEIGHGFDDQGSHYDGDGNLNSWWTEEDRAAFSELTSKLVTQFDGLIPSVLAGREGIKGVNGEFTLGENIGDLGGLGIAVTAYLMSGGSREELPELFLSWARIWRTAIRPEMAEQYLAIDPHSPAEFRCNVIAANIDEFYEAFEVGEMAIPEAERVRIW from the coding sequence ATGGACAATCTCTATCAACACGTCAATGGCAGCTGGCTTGCCAGCCACGTCATCCCTGATGATCGCGCCGTAGATGGCACTTTCCATAAGCTGCGCGACGATGCCGAAGCTGCAGTCCACGAGCTGGTCAAGGACCATCCGCTCTACACCGGCTTCATGGATGTTGAGACTTTGAACACCCTCGGCGTTGGTCCCCTCGACGCTGACTTCGGGCTCATGGAACTCCCGCTGACCGAGGCGCTGGGCAAACTCTGGCGCACCGGTGTTTCCGCGCCGATCGGCGCATACATCGCCAAGGATTCGGCCTCCGAGGAATCCTTGGTGTACCTCTACCAAGCCGGGCTGGGGCTTCCCGACGAAGCCTACTACCGCGAATACCCAGAGATTTTGACCGCCTATGAACAGCACGTGGCCCGTATGCTTGAGTTCCTCGGCAAGTCCGATCTGGCCCCGGCTGTGATTGAGCTGGAGAAAAAGCTTGCTGCCGCGCACTGGAGCAACGTGGAAGCCCGCGACGCACAGAAGACCTTCAACCCCTGCGCCTTTGATGAACTGCCGCAGCCGATCCAGGAAATCCTGCGAGCAGCAGGTATTCCGGAGTACCGCGTCATTAACATGATGCCGTCGTTCACCACGACTCTGGCTGAGCTGCTCGAGTCTCAGGACTGGAAGCCCTGGCTGACGTGGAACATTTTGAGTGAACGTGCGGCGTACCTCACCGAGGAAATCTCCCGCGCCAACTGGGAGTTTTACGGCCGTGTCCTTACCGGCACCACCGAACAGCGTGACCGCTGGAAGCGCGCCGTGGAGTTGGTGGAATCCATGGTGGGCGAGGAGATTGGCAAGGCTTACGTGGCCGAGTATTTCCCTCCTGCGCATAAGGAGGAAATGGACCGTCTGGTCGCCAGCTTGCTTGATGCCTACGAAGCTCGCATTTCTGCCCTGACCTGGATGACTCCGGAAACCCGCACCCGCGCCCTGGAAAAGCTGTCGAAGTTCCGCGCCAAGATCGGCTATCCAAACGAGTGGCGCTCCTTTGACGCGCTGACCTTTGGGGATAGCCTGCTGGACAACATCCGCACTGCTTCGGCGTTCAACCACGACTACGAAGCGGCCAGGGTGGGCAAGCCCGCGAATCGCGACGAATGGGTCACCACCCCACAAACCGTCAACGCGTTCTACAACCCCGTGGTCAACGACATCACCTTCCCGGCAGCGATCCTGCAGGCGCCCTTCTTCGACCCCACCGCCTCCGACGCCGTCAACTTCGGCGCCATCGGTGCAGTCATCGGCCACGAAATTGGCCATGGCTTCGACGACCAAGGCTCGCATTACGACGGCGATGGCAACCTCAACTCGTGGTGGACCGAGGAAGACCGAGCCGCGTTCTCTGAGCTCACTTCCAAGCTGGTTACCCAGTTCGATGGCTTGATTCCGTCCGTTTTGGCCGGTAGAGAAGGAATCAAGGGCGTCAACGGCGAGTTCACCCTAGGCGAAAACATCGGCGACCTGGGTGGCCTCGGCATCGCTGTCACCGCCTATCTCATGTCCGGCGGCTCCCGTGAAGAACTGCCCGAGTTGTTCCTTTCTTGGGCACGAATCTGGCGCACCGCGATCCGCCCGGAAATGGCCGAACAGTACCTGGCCATCGATCCGCACTCCCCTGCCGAGTTCCGTTGCAACGTGATCGCAGCCAACATCGACGAATTCTACGAAGCCTTCGAGGTCGGCGAAATGGCGATTCCGGAAGCCGAGCGGGTTCGCATCTGGTAG
- a CDS encoding glycoside hydrolase family 25 protein, producing the protein MHITRRTRQALLPLLLSATFLLAPGAVADSHKAPSGVDVASWQGSIDWATVNQSQEFAIVKATEGIGYQNPQYTHDIQQAKANGLTVGAYHYARPGSEPAAQAAEFAKAYSAHQQDLPPVMDLEQTDGLGPAQLKDWTRTFLKETERLTGRKPIVYTYRYFWQQDMENTTEFAHYPLWFAAYQNDVPDNLPGGWEQMAFWQRTGDGRVTGINTPVDMNLFNGTPDQLRGFSGFGGVLRPGEVVAADRNLGESNKQLIAALLAAAGAMGIMPADQAGGMAEQLGSAAGLEGDAAGALGGLVKDLGGNLPVGDLNTMLQGDYTIGDLLLLLNAAGHHNP; encoded by the coding sequence ATGCATATTACTCGACGGACACGACAGGCACTCCTTCCACTGCTGTTATCTGCCACTTTCCTGCTCGCCCCCGGGGCGGTAGCTGATAGCCACAAGGCGCCTTCCGGCGTCGACGTTGCCAGCTGGCAAGGCTCCATCGACTGGGCCACGGTGAACCAATCGCAAGAGTTCGCTATCGTCAAGGCAACCGAAGGCATCGGCTACCAAAACCCGCAATACACACACGATATTCAGCAGGCAAAAGCCAACGGCCTGACCGTCGGGGCCTACCACTACGCTCGTCCCGGCTCTGAACCAGCAGCCCAAGCTGCAGAATTTGCGAAGGCATACAGCGCACACCAGCAGGATCTGCCACCAGTAATGGACCTGGAACAAACCGACGGGCTAGGTCCTGCACAACTAAAAGACTGGACACGCACCTTCCTGAAGGAAACTGAACGCCTCACCGGCCGCAAACCTATCGTTTACACCTACCGCTACTTCTGGCAACAGGATATGGAGAACACCACAGAGTTCGCCCACTACCCACTATGGTTTGCGGCATACCAAAACGATGTTCCTGATAATCTCCCCGGAGGCTGGGAACAGATGGCTTTTTGGCAGCGCACCGGCGACGGCCGAGTCACCGGCATCAACACCCCGGTGGATATGAACCTCTTCAACGGCACCCCAGACCAGCTGAGGGGATTCTCCGGCTTCGGTGGCGTTCTCCGCCCAGGAGAAGTAGTAGCAGCAGACCGCAACCTAGGTGAATCCAACAAGCAGCTGATCGCTGCACTCCTAGCAGCTGCCGGCGCAATGGGCATTATGCCAGCTGACCAGGCCGGAGGAATGGCCGAACAGCTCGGAAGTGCAGCCGGCCTGGAAGGCGATGCCGCCGGCGCACTAGGTGGCCTGGTGAAAGACCTCGGTGGCAACCTACCCGTCGGTGACCTGAACACCATGCTTCAAGGCGACTACACCATCGGTGACCTACTGCTCCTGCTCAATGCCGCTGGCCACCACAATCCTTAA
- a CDS encoding ABC transporter ATP-binding protein: protein MLHVDVSYGYKLPLGSLARDFKPGMYGFAGPNGSGKSTLLLTIAGELAPISGEVVCAGERPIVRIGDPIFYPDLTVAEHLELLPVPFDQVVDSWQLGDLLPHPPIWLSSGQRQRVFLASQLSIPADVSIIDEPERHLDSDWTDFLAVELRELSGDRVVLVASHSPAILAACDEVIAL from the coding sequence ATGCTCCACGTCGATGTCTCCTACGGTTACAAGCTGCCTTTGGGTTCGTTGGCTCGCGATTTTAAACCAGGAATGTATGGTTTCGCGGGGCCTAACGGTTCCGGAAAATCTACGTTGCTGCTGACTATCGCTGGTGAGCTGGCTCCCATCTCAGGGGAGGTGGTGTGTGCTGGGGAGCGGCCGATAGTGCGGATTGGTGATCCGATCTTTTATCCAGATCTGACGGTGGCTGAGCATTTGGAGTTGCTGCCGGTGCCTTTTGATCAGGTGGTTGACTCTTGGCAGCTGGGGGATTTGCTGCCACATCCGCCGATCTGGTTATCCAGCGGTCAGCGTCAGCGCGTGTTCTTGGCGTCGCAACTTTCGATTCCCGCCGATGTGAGCATTATTGACGAACCAGAGCGCCATTTGGATTCTGACTGGACTGATTTTCTTGCTGTTGAGCTGCGCGAACTATCCGGAGACCGGGTCGTTTTGGTTGCGTCCCACTCTCCGGCGATCTTGGCAGCGTGTGATGAAGTAATTGCCCTGTGA
- a CDS encoding ABC transporter ATP-binding protein, with amino-acid sequence MKLDNVTYTVTDGARPRTILRGVSLEVAPGELVAVMGPSGSGKTTLLRIAGLLEMPTSGRVLIDGLDCSHLTPNARADLRRDKLGFVFQDYNLIPSLTLLENVALPLELAGVSGARTAALEELSALGLAEVAAHFPSDVSGGERQRAAIARAFIGSRTTLLADEPTGALDTATSDKVIRLLREKIDAGASGLLVTHEPRLAAWADRTLHLKDGELQ; translated from the coding sequence ATGAAGCTCGACAATGTCACCTACACCGTCACCGACGGCGCCCGCCCCCGCACCATCCTCCGCGGCGTCTCGCTCGAGGTCGCACCCGGTGAACTCGTCGCGGTCATGGGCCCCTCCGGCTCCGGGAAAACCACCCTGCTCCGCATCGCCGGGCTGCTGGAAATGCCGACCAGCGGGCGGGTGCTTATCGACGGTCTAGACTGCTCCCACCTCACCCCGAACGCGCGCGCTGACCTGCGACGCGACAAGCTTGGCTTCGTGTTTCAGGACTACAACCTGATTCCTTCCCTCACTCTCCTCGAAAACGTCGCGCTTCCCCTGGAACTCGCGGGAGTATCCGGCGCCCGTACCGCCGCACTGGAAGAACTGTCCGCGCTGGGACTCGCTGAGGTCGCTGCTCACTTCCCGTCCGATGTCTCCGGAGGTGAACGACAACGTGCTGCCATTGCCCGCGCCTTCATCGGGTCCCGTACCACCTTGCTCGCAGACGAACCCACCGGCGCCCTCGACACCGCCACCTCCGATAAGGTCATCCGGCTGCTCCGGGAGAAAATCGACGCCGGTGCCTCCGGGCTACTCGTCACCCATGAACCGCGACTCGCCGCCTGGGCCGACCGCACACTGCACTTGAAGGACGGTGAGCTGCAATGA
- a CDS encoding PrsW family intramembrane metalloprotease, whose product MNKTLLMWLLAVIVLPATVVAVLANALLSSVGTWVGLLFGALYLVAGTLLFRAGPLWPNAGSLWWLSCVAWGAGMSVALVFPASTGWTNITDKLGWEPVAASFSGAYPEELSKAFGVVIILYAFRKLNRPWHGFVTGGLVGLGFEVHENVIYGATGALLDPNSDFNGAVEMWFTRMVAGPGLHIVFTALAGWGIGLAMFRRDSLRGLWWVVAGLLLHFVWNILWPSEFWLVVHYVALTILIYPLFIWVYWQAVRAKKTDNSYVLLA is encoded by the coding sequence GTGAATAAAACCCTCTTGATGTGGCTGTTAGCTGTCATTGTGCTCCCCGCGACCGTCGTGGCCGTGCTTGCCAATGCGTTGCTTTCCTCCGTTGGCACCTGGGTGGGCCTGTTGTTTGGTGCGTTGTACCTGGTAGCAGGTACATTGCTGTTTCGCGCCGGTCCGCTGTGGCCCAACGCCGGGTCGTTATGGTGGCTCAGCTGTGTGGCATGGGGAGCGGGGATGTCCGTAGCCCTGGTTTTTCCCGCATCCACTGGCTGGACAAACATCACTGACAAGTTGGGCTGGGAGCCCGTCGCAGCGTCATTCTCGGGAGCTTACCCGGAGGAGCTTTCCAAAGCGTTTGGGGTTGTCATTATTTTGTATGCCTTCCGTAAACTCAATCGACCTTGGCACGGTTTTGTCACCGGCGGCCTGGTTGGCTTGGGGTTTGAGGTGCATGAAAATGTGATTTATGGCGCAACGGGCGCGCTTCTCGACCCCAACAGTGATTTCAACGGCGCTGTGGAAATGTGGTTTACCAGAATGGTGGCCGGACCTGGCCTGCATATCGTGTTCACAGCTCTTGCCGGGTGGGGCATTGGCTTGGCGATGTTCCGTCGTGACTCTTTGCGGGGGCTGTGGTGGGTTGTTGCTGGTCTATTGCTGCATTTTGTGTGGAATATTTTGTGGCCTTCGGAGTTCTGGCTCGTTGTGCACTATGTCGCGCTGACGATTTTGATATACCCGTTGTTCATCTGGGTGTATTGGCAGGCGGTGCGTGCAAAGAAAACTGACAATTCTTACGTGTTACTCGCGTGA
- a CDS encoding PadR family transcriptional regulator, translating into MSVKFALLTLLVDHPMGVAQLQHAFHDRTDRTWPLNIGQVYQTVKRLQRDGLVEITGREGKADIFSLTATGRAELTRELAVAVEKPADDRDELVIRMAVVKERGPLIKLQREANMARLRELVRTPAEGAAELLKQRQIFDLEAESRWLDYLEEQL; encoded by the coding sequence ATGTCCGTCAAATTCGCGTTACTGACGCTGCTGGTGGATCACCCCATGGGGGTCGCCCAGCTGCAACATGCTTTCCATGACCGCACCGACCGCACCTGGCCGCTGAACATTGGCCAGGTGTATCAAACTGTTAAGCGTTTGCAGCGCGATGGCCTGGTAGAGATCACCGGTCGGGAGGGTAAAGCGGACATTTTTTCGCTTACCGCGACGGGGCGTGCGGAGCTTACTCGTGAGCTGGCAGTGGCCGTCGAGAAGCCGGCGGATGACCGCGATGAGTTGGTGATTCGGATGGCCGTCGTGAAGGAGCGCGGGCCGCTTATCAAACTTCAGCGGGAAGCAAACATGGCTCGGCTGCGTGAGCTCGTGCGCACCCCGGCGGAGGGGGCGGCGGAGCTGCTGAAGCAACGACAGATCTTTGACCTCGAAGCGGAAAGCCGCTGGCTCGACTACCTGGAGGAACAGCTATGA